In one window of Candidatus Sulfuricurvum sp. RIFRC-1 DNA:
- the ald gene encoding alanine dehydrogenase: MIIGVPKEIKTDEFRVGMTPSGVMELIKAGHSVMVERGAGLGSGFEDAQYLNTGAVLIESANDLYAAADMIVKVKEPIEVEYNRLKENQILFTYLHLAADKKLTEVLCAKKITALAYETLRVGRRLPLLEPMSEIAGRMATLFGAVHLGRYNGGSGRLLGGAVGVERNRVVVLGAGVAGKSAADAAAGLGSEVVMLDINTERLTYLRDVMAPNVTMLYSTYDTILECIKTADLIIGTVLLPGAKAPKLITNDMLSLMKKGSVLVDVSIDQGGCFETSHATTHSHPTFEIEGIVHYCVANMPGMYPRTSTVALTNATLPYAIKIASTPLEVLLHDEIYRGALNTYDGNVTNEAVAIAHAMPYKGIL, translated from the coding sequence ATGATTATCGGAGTACCAAAAGAGATTAAAACGGACGAGTTCCGTGTCGGTATGACTCCATCTGGGGTTATGGAGTTGATTAAAGCCGGTCATAGTGTTATGGTTGAGCGGGGTGCGGGTTTGGGCAGCGGTTTTGAGGATGCGCAGTACCTAAATACCGGGGCTGTATTAATAGAGAGCGCCAATGATCTCTATGCGGCTGCCGATATGATTGTAAAGGTTAAAGAGCCGATAGAGGTCGAATACAACCGGTTAAAAGAAAATCAGATCCTTTTTACCTATCTTCATCTTGCCGCAGATAAAAAACTAACCGAAGTTTTGTGTGCAAAAAAAATCACTGCGCTGGCGTATGAGACACTTCGCGTAGGGCGACGATTACCGCTGTTAGAACCGATGAGCGAGATTGCCGGACGGATGGCAACGCTGTTTGGTGCCGTGCATTTGGGACGCTACAATGGCGGAAGCGGACGACTTCTCGGCGGTGCGGTTGGGGTGGAGCGCAACCGTGTTGTGGTACTGGGAGCAGGGGTAGCGGGTAAATCGGCGGCGGATGCGGCAGCAGGTCTGGGATCAGAAGTAGTGATGCTCGATATTAACACCGAACGACTCACCTATCTGCGCGATGTGATGGCACCCAATGTGACAATGCTATACTCTACCTACGATACGATATTGGAGTGTATTAAAACGGCTGATTTGATTATCGGAACGGTATTGCTTCCGGGGGCAAAGGCCCCTAAACTCATCACCAACGATATGCTGAGTTTGATGAAAAAAGGCTCTGTTCTAGTCGATGTCTCTATCGATCAGGGGGGCTGTTTTGAAACGTCTCATGCGACGACTCATTCACATCCGACGTTCGAGATTGAAGGTATCGTTCACTACTGTGTTGCCAATATGCCCGGAATGTATCCGCGTACTTCGACGGTTGCCCTGACCAATGCAACACTGCCGTACGCGATTAAAATCGCTTCAACCCCGTTGGAAGTACTGTTGCACGATGAAATCTATAGAGGGGCATTAAATACTTATGACGGAAACGTTACCAATGAAGCGGTAGCCATTGCCCACGCAATGCCATACAAAGGGATACTATGA
- a CDS encoding VWA-like domain-containing protein: MSHEQLLLRAKSLLTVKYPYFGMLSSRLNFEPNDDVSGYASNGKRFIYNVEFLERRSVEEVMFILTNAVMHHVLSHQQRKLNRRGRLWQLATDYAINNLLSKSGLHIPIGANYNKEYEGMYAEEIYDALKSDLNLGEGDAFGESGDSAPQNAMMEQEGDDSQGFTNIDGIADELDTSDELQWQYAASIAQEVAQRKGAMPLGLERLGKKVKPADVDWRFELYNAVNRHMRNNYAFMPPNKKHIHRGIALPSLTSDTLSLCVAIDTSGSIDDQLLGAFMEEFKTIMQNFPSVKIELIIADAKVHAHHTFQGGERMDFRLKGGGGTDYRPTFDYVEANLPMTTMLLYFTDGEGSYPRIPPNYEVLWALSRKAKVPFGRALVIFES; encoded by the coding sequence ATGTCGCACGAACAACTGCTCCTGCGTGCTAAGAGTTTATTGACCGTCAAATATCCCTATTTCGGGATGCTCTCTTCACGGCTAAACTTCGAGCCTAACGATGATGTCTCAGGATATGCCAGTAACGGAAAGCGGTTTATCTACAACGTAGAGTTTTTAGAGCGTCGAAGTGTTGAGGAGGTGATGTTTATCCTCACCAATGCCGTCATGCACCATGTCCTCTCCCATCAGCAGCGCAAACTGAACCGCAGAGGGAGGCTTTGGCAGTTAGCGACCGACTATGCGATCAACAATCTCCTCTCCAAAAGCGGTCTGCATATCCCGATAGGGGCAAACTACAACAAAGAGTATGAGGGGATGTATGCCGAAGAGATATACGATGCGCTTAAAAGTGATCTAAATCTCGGAGAGGGGGATGCGTTTGGGGAGAGTGGAGATAGTGCGCCACAAAACGCTATGATGGAACAAGAGGGGGATGATTCCCAAGGTTTTACTAACATCGACGGTATCGCCGATGAACTCGATACGTCGGATGAGTTGCAATGGCAATACGCCGCCTCGATTGCTCAGGAGGTAGCTCAGCGTAAGGGGGCTATGCCCTTAGGGTTGGAGCGATTAGGGAAAAAAGTAAAACCAGCCGATGTCGATTGGCGGTTTGAACTCTACAACGCCGTAAATCGACACATGCGTAATAACTACGCCTTTATGCCTCCGAATAAAAAGCATATCCATCGGGGGATTGCTCTCCCCTCGCTCACCAGTGATACGTTGAGTTTGTGTGTGGCGATCGATACGAGCGGTTCCATCGACGATCAGCTTTTGGGGGCATTTATGGAGGAGTTTAAAACCATCATGCAAAACTTCCCCTCCGTCAAAATCGAACTCATCATCGCCGATGCCAAAGTCCACGCTCACCATACGTTCCAAGGGGGCGAGCGTATGGACTTTCGCCTCAAAGGTGGAGGGGGAACCGATTACCGCCCGACGTTCGATTATGTCGAAGCGAATCTTCCGATGACGACCATGTTGTTGTATTTTACCGATGGTGAGGGGTCTTATCCTCGTATCCCGCCGAATTATGAGGTGTTGTGGGCATTGTCAAGAAAAGCGAAAGTGCCGTTTGGGAGAGCTTTGGTGATATTTGAGAGCTAA
- a CDS encoding nitroreductase family protein translates to MRESTLLTREWVANQQSFLDWESQPSSFKQYPHFCYRVPLRDHPSLEWLVQTRCITDEHIIAKKPYRRLNVPSAGNLHPIEIYVQLRNVAGLLSGIYHLDVLHEELVMIAEIAGEGIEPYVGLDKRFSGVIAVLSLVPFRSSWKYGLRAWRYLYLDLGHQIHALCASVRHFGLSLTKMSVNEQLKSILGMGEDEVIGAVYGIGEISERSVKHLSKPLMCVQPTDYSENLEALIETVMSTPVYNEIPDTLFYEDFLSINALRRSAREFFPNAMSDTVIQALMSIPSPPSLEIVPFLFQAHAMHPGLYRNGKCAVSGNFNSEILHLLLDQRFISGSNMVVLIFAEIFCADSHIEAGIYAQELYRTCEHHNAICSGIGAFYDEEASRWSEKPLLYAVAIGGKV, encoded by the coding sequence GTGCGTGAATCAACCCTCCTCACCCGTGAGTGGGTTGCTAATCAACAATCGTTTTTGGATTGGGAGTCGCAACCTTCATCGTTTAAACAGTACCCCCATTTTTGCTATCGTGTCCCTCTGAGGGATCACCCTTCGTTAGAATGGCTCGTACAAACACGATGCATTACCGATGAGCATATCATTGCCAAAAAGCCCTACCGCCGTCTCAATGTCCCCTCCGCCGGAAATCTTCACCCAATAGAGATCTATGTTCAGCTCCGCAATGTCGCAGGATTGCTCAGCGGTATTTATCATCTCGATGTTTTACATGAAGAGCTGGTTATGATCGCTGAGATTGCAGGGGAGGGGATAGAACCGTATGTCGGGTTGGATAAACGCTTTAGCGGGGTTATCGCGGTCCTATCTTTGGTGCCGTTTCGATCATCATGGAAATACGGCTTACGCGCTTGGCGCTATCTGTATCTCGATTTAGGGCATCAAATCCATGCACTTTGTGCTTCAGTACGACATTTTGGGCTTAGTTTAACAAAAATGTCAGTAAACGAACAACTCAAGAGTATACTGGGAATGGGTGAGGATGAGGTGATCGGGGCGGTTTATGGAATAGGCGAGATAAGTGAGCGTAGTGTAAAGCATTTAAGCAAACCGCTTATGTGTGTACAACCGACCGATTACAGTGAGAATTTAGAAGCACTTATCGAGACTGTGATGAGTACTCCCGTCTATAACGAAATCCCCGATACGCTTTTCTATGAAGATTTTCTTTCCATTAATGCATTACGCCGCAGCGCACGGGAATTTTTCCCGAATGCTATGAGTGATACGGTTATTCAAGCACTTATGTCGATACCTTCCCCCCCTTCTCTTGAGATTGTACCGTTTCTCTTTCAGGCACACGCTATGCATCCGGGTTTGTATCGTAACGGGAAATGTGCCGTGAGTGGAAATTTTAATTCTGAAATACTCCATCTGCTTTTAGATCAGCGTTTTATTTCAGGATCAAATATGGTAGTATTGATTTTTGCGGAAATTTTTTGTGCAGACTCTCACATCGAAGCGGGAATCTATGCGCAAGAACTCTATAGGACGTGTGAACATCACAATGCGATCTGCAGCGGGATCGGAGCTTTCTATGATGAAGAAGCATCCCGCTGGTCAGAAAAGCCACTGCTCTATGCAGTAGCAATAGGGGGGAAAGTATGA
- a CDS encoding VWA-like domain-containing protein gives MPIKSRLEKIRVQFLFDHPFLSVLALSIPHKYQNNPHVLFETDGVSIRVDESKTMGYDDGQLKYLYAHVLLHILLKHPFRMLGRDKPTWNRSCDIVIGLLLSDFQRVGSADEEAMVIESFRDKSVEEVYHALYRESDEGEGQQSEDNPTQQKMDIIEHEGDTKVAEEELDALIIQAMGAARKQGNIPASLLEMFDEITKPTIDLHTLLHAYMSESFFDKESDFSHPNRRFIHQGLYLPGYRYDRNRLSFFIFLDRSMSITSDVFARFLGIIDSIVRMSHDFEVSVIPFDERVYIEEKISYDAQGILPNISFAKGNGGTQFDPVLEYLNTHAGEKNLAVILSDGYFMVEKAPAMQTLFLLSEKKNLKRFERYGDVVYFDLP, from the coding sequence ATTCCCATCAAAAGCCGTCTCGAAAAAATACGGGTTCAGTTCCTTTTCGATCACCCTTTTTTAAGTGTCCTAGCCCTCTCGATCCCCCATAAATACCAGAACAATCCTCATGTGCTTTTCGAGACCGATGGGGTGAGTATCCGTGTTGATGAGAGCAAAACGATGGGGTATGATGATGGACAGTTGAAATATCTCTATGCCCATGTACTGCTCCATATCCTCCTCAAACACCCCTTTCGTATGCTTGGGCGTGATAAGCCGACGTGGAATCGCAGTTGTGATATCGTTATCGGGCTTTTGCTGAGTGATTTTCAGCGTGTTGGATCAGCAGATGAAGAGGCGATGGTGATCGAGTCGTTTCGCGACAAAAGTGTAGAGGAGGTCTACCATGCACTCTACCGTGAGAGCGATGAGGGAGAAGGGCAACAATCTGAAGATAACCCCACACAGCAGAAGATGGATATCATTGAACACGAGGGTGATACGAAGGTAGCCGAAGAGGAACTGGATGCGTTGATTATCCAAGCGATGGGGGCGGCGCGGAAGCAGGGGAATATCCCCGCATCACTGCTGGAGATGTTCGATGAGATTACCAAACCCACTATCGATTTGCACACGTTGTTACATGCCTATATGTCGGAGAGTTTTTTCGATAAAGAGTCCGATTTCTCCCACCCCAACCGCCGTTTTATTCATCAAGGGCTATATCTCCCCGGATATCGCTATGATCGCAATCGTTTGAGCTTTTTTATCTTTCTGGATCGCTCGATGAGCATCACATCGGATGTATTCGCCCGTTTTTTAGGGATTATCGACTCCATCGTTCGCATGAGTCACGATTTCGAGGTGAGTGTGATTCCCTTCGATGAACGGGTGTATATCGAAGAGAAGATAAGCTACGACGCGCAAGGCATATTACCTAATATCAGTTTTGCCAAAGGGAACGGAGGGACGCAATTTGATCCGGTACTGGAGTATCTAAACACTCACGCAGGGGAGAAAAATCTTGCTGTGATTCTCAGTGATGGGTATTTTATGGTGGAGAAAGCTCCCGCGATGCAGACACTGTTTTTACTCAGCGAGAAGAAAAATTTGAAAAGGTTTGAGCGTTATGGAGACGTCGTCTACTTTGACTTACCGTGA
- a CDS encoding MoxR family ATPase gives MKTPSITTTELYTHLDTLIGADIPVFIHGSPGIGKSYIVAEVAKKHALELVDVRLSQMDPVDLRGVPAIRDEQTVWMPPIFFPRDRDSSGILFLDELNSAPPSVQAAIYQLVLNRKMGEYELPLGWRIICAGNRISDRGVVFRLPTPLANRMVHLSVEARFEDFKLFAIREGLHSFVIGFLSFRPDLLTSEPVSEDDSNPAFATPRSYHMLSNVLKTSSDTSRIAPIIYGLIGYGAGIEFLSYVKVYEKLPDVQAIYRGEYPTIDKSEPALLYALVSAMVELYRGGEEASKHLFGFAQILPTEFGVMLIKDAIVKDVSIAECAEFDEWINKYGDYIL, from the coding sequence GTGAAGACACCATCGATTACGACCACGGAACTCTATACCCATCTCGATACGCTCATCGGTGCCGATATCCCCGTATTTATCCACGGGTCACCGGGGATTGGGAAATCGTATATTGTCGCCGAAGTGGCGAAAAAACATGCTCTGGAACTGGTCGATGTCCGTCTTTCACAAATGGACCCCGTCGATTTGCGCGGTGTTCCGGCAATTCGTGATGAGCAGACGGTATGGATGCCGCCTATCTTTTTTCCGCGCGATCGTGACTCAAGCGGTATACTATTTCTTGATGAACTTAACTCCGCTCCTCCCTCTGTGCAGGCGGCGATCTATCAGCTCGTCCTCAACCGTAAAATGGGAGAGTATGAACTCCCTCTCGGATGGCGGATCATCTGCGCCGGGAACCGCATATCCGATCGTGGGGTGGTGTTTCGTCTCCCTACACCGCTGGCGAATCGGATGGTACATCTGAGTGTCGAGGCGCGGTTTGAGGATTTTAAACTCTTCGCCATTCGAGAAGGGTTACATTCGTTTGTCATTGGATTTTTGAGCTTTCGTCCTGATCTGCTGACCTCTGAGCCGGTGAGTGAAGATGACAGCAACCCCGCTTTTGCAACACCGCGCAGTTATCATATGCTCTCAAATGTGTTAAAGACGTCTAGTGATACTTCCCGTATCGCTCCCATCATTTACGGGTTGATCGGATACGGGGCGGGAATAGAGTTCCTCTCCTATGTCAAAGTGTATGAAAAGCTCCCCGATGTTCAGGCTATCTATAGGGGTGAATACCCCACTATCGATAAAAGCGAACCGGCACTGTTGTACGCACTCGTGTCGGCGATGGTGGAGCTTTACCGTGGAGGCGAGGAAGCATCGAAGCATCTGTTTGGTTTCGCGCAAATTTTGCCAACCGAGTTTGGGGTGATGCTCATCAAAGACGCTATCGTCAAAGATGTTTCTATCGCGGAGTGTGCGGAGTTTGATGAGTGGATCAATAAATATGGGGATTATATTCTTTAG
- a CDS encoding nucleotidyltransferase domain-containing protein, whose product MNKEQILDYLRNVKSTYAQEGFLIEALFGSYSRDDADAKSDIDILVEATPQFASKYGFQAFERIRQIQNELSSALGAKVDLADRTGMGKTAKKFIIDRAIYV is encoded by the coding sequence ATGAATAAAGAACAAATCTTAGATTATCTTAGAAATGTCAAAAGCACGTATGCGCAAGAAGGATTTTTGATAGAAGCCCTTTTCGGATCATACTCACGTGATGATGCGGACGCGAAAAGTGACATCGATATTCTCGTCGAAGCAACGCCGCAATTTGCCTCAAAATACGGTTTTCAAGCCTTTGAGCGCATCCGTCAAATCCAAAATGAGCTCAGTAGTGCCCTCGGTGCTAAAGTCGATCTAGCAGATCGCACGGGGATGGGAAAAACGGCTAAAAAATTTATCATTGATCGGGCTATTTATGTCTAA
- a CDS encoding ArsC/Spx/MgsR family protein: protein MVKLVVFYEKPFCAANAKQKQILRSSGCTLIERNLLEHGLDADALRSFMGDKKVVDWFNPAAPAIKNGEIMPSELDEAEAMGLLMSNPILIRRPLMVIGSEKLCGFDEKKVSEILDRYVEAMPKINCMEKGCLEKRAE, encoded by the coding sequence ATGGTAAAGTTAGTTGTCTTTTATGAAAAACCTTTTTGTGCCGCCAATGCCAAGCAAAAGCAGATTCTACGTTCAAGCGGCTGTACACTGATCGAGCGTAATCTCCTTGAACACGGTTTGGATGCTGATGCTCTACGCAGCTTTATGGGGGATAAAAAGGTAGTTGATTGGTTTAATCCTGCCGCTCCCGCGATCAAAAACGGTGAAATTATGCCGAGTGAGCTGGATGAAGCTGAAGCGATGGGACTGTTGATGTCCAACCCGATTCTAATCCGTCGTCCGTTAATGGTGATCGGGAGCGAAAAGCTATGCGGCTTTGATGAGAAAAAAGTCTCTGAAATACTTGATCGTTATGTCGAAGCAATGCCGAAGATCAACTGTATGGAAAAAGGGTGTTTGGAAAAGAGGGCGGAGTAA
- a CDS encoding ankyrin repeat domain-containing protein, which yields MVEQYITWLNERGFHPDDLEYRGFNGNTPLMLAALEGNAMMVSRLIEAGSDLYAINDDFNGVLFNACYAASPEVIRLLVEAGADINDTNEEGTTALMYAASASRLECVKMLLSLGANAGMHNEDGFSAIELTSNRDVFNQLRSA from the coding sequence ATGGTAGAACAGTATATTACATGGTTAAATGAAAGAGGCTTTCACCCGGATGATCTCGAGTACCGTGGGTTTAACGGTAATACTCCGCTGATGCTGGCCGCATTGGAAGGTAATGCCATGATGGTATCGCGCCTTATCGAAGCCGGTTCGGATTTGTACGCGATTAACGATGACTTTAACGGAGTTCTCTTTAATGCCTGTTATGCGGCGTCACCTGAAGTGATACGTTTACTTGTAGAGGCAGGTGCCGATATCAATGATACCAATGAAGAGGGGACGACGGCACTGATGTACGCCGCATCCGCTTCACGCTTGGAATGCGTTAAAATGCTTTTATCGCTCGGTGCGAATGCCGGAATGCATAATGAAGACGGTTTCAGTGCCATCGAACTCACCAGTAACCGCGACGTGTTTAACCAACTGCGCAGTGCGTGA
- a CDS encoding MoxR family ATPase → MNPQSAKRSLAHLCERKVPVFLWGPPGIGKSSIVAQIANEAGIGFIDLRLSLLDPTDLRGIPFFNSKNDTAIWAPPAFLPDGSQERGILFLDELNTAAPMVQASAYQLILDRKIGEYRLPDGWAIVAAGNRESDRGVVFRMAAPLANRFVHLEMEANVEDWRNWAIGAGIEPSIIAYISQRPDALFVFNAESRSFATPRTWQYVHDIMASNPEEDLVMAMVSGAIGEELAASYLGFRLVASQLPDLDAIMLGECTDVPSDPSALHILCTALSMRVDDYTSSKKLNHLITYSLKLPGEFAVMIIQDLRARKIELDHVESWPLWMKQFNTLLR, encoded by the coding sequence ATGAATCCCCAAAGTGCCAAACGATCCCTCGCTCATTTGTGCGAACGTAAAGTTCCCGTCTTTTTATGGGGACCTCCGGGGATTGGGAAATCCTCTATCGTCGCTCAGATAGCCAATGAAGCGGGGATAGGGTTTATCGATTTGCGTTTGTCGCTTCTCGATCCGACCGATCTTCGGGGTATTCCGTTTTTTAACTCCAAAAACGACACGGCGATCTGGGCACCTCCGGCATTTTTACCTGATGGCTCGCAAGAGCGGGGGATTTTGTTTTTGGATGAGTTAAATACCGCAGCACCGATGGTTCAGGCTTCTGCATATCAGTTAATATTAGATCGTAAAATCGGTGAATATCGTCTCCCGGATGGTTGGGCGATTGTGGCGGCGGGGAACCGTGAGAGCGACCGTGGTGTCGTGTTTCGGATGGCGGCACCGCTGGCGAATCGTTTTGTTCATTTGGAGATGGAAGCCAATGTCGAGGATTGGCGTAACTGGGCGATAGGGGCGGGGATCGAGCCCTCCATCATCGCCTATATCTCCCAGCGCCCTGACGCGTTGTTCGTCTTTAATGCAGAGAGCAGATCGTTTGCAACACCTCGTACATGGCAGTATGTTCATGATATTATGGCTTCCAACCCCGAAGAGGATTTGGTGATGGCGATGGTGAGCGGTGCTATCGGAGAGGAGTTGGCGGCATCGTATCTGGGGTTTCGTCTCGTTGCCTCACAGCTTCCAGATTTAGATGCGATTATGCTAGGCGAATGCACCGATGTACCGAGTGACCCCTCCGCCTTGCATATCCTTTGTACCGCTTTATCCATGAGAGTTGATGATTACACGAGCAGTAAAAAACTGAACCATCTCATTACTTATTCGCTGAAACTCCCCGGTGAGTTTGCGGTGATGATTATTCAAGACCTCCGTGCACGGAAAATCGAACTTGATCATGTCGAGAGTTGGCCGTTGTGGATGAAACAGTTCAACACACTGCTACGATAA
- a CDS encoding type II toxin-antitoxin system PemK/MazF family toxin, which produces MSHTIAEKQFDDWNSTKKKSHYKENNVGFKKREIFWARIGQNIGAEEFGKGNEFQRPILIIRKLTAHIFIGIPLTSTVKDNDYFHTFEYDTKKGKVSSTAMILQLKTFDKKRLMTRIGMLNKEDFQKVVEKARNLFIPPMK; this is translated from the coding sequence ATGAGTCATACTATAGCCGAAAAACAATTTGATGATTGGAATAGCACTAAGAAAAAAAGCCACTACAAAGAAAACAATGTGGGGTTTAAAAAACGGGAAATTTTTTGGGCGAGAATCGGGCAAAACATCGGAGCTGAAGAATTTGGTAAAGGCAATGAATTTCAGCGTCCCATTTTGATTATCCGCAAACTGACCGCTCATATTTTTATCGGAATACCACTTACTTCAACCGTAAAAGATAACGATTATTTTCATACATTTGAGTACGATACTAAAAAAGGAAAAGTTTCCAGTACGGCGATGATTTTACAGCTAAAAACATTCGATAAAAAAAGACTTATGACGAGAATCGGAATGTTAAACAAAGAAGATTTTCAAAAAGTGGTAGAGAAAGCACGAAATCTATTTATTCCGCCTATGAAATAA
- a CDS encoding type II toxin-antitoxin system prevent-host-death family antitoxin yields MTVTAKDLRFNVSFLFDVLSKGEDVTITHRGKAKAKLISYDDSTQTPKDDAMFGMWSDRDDDVDTMVRNMRKRRAF; encoded by the coding sequence ATGACGGTAACTGCCAAAGACCTCCGTTTTAATGTCTCATTTTTATTTGATGTCCTCAGCAAGGGTGAGGATGTAACGATCACCCATCGCGGAAAAGCCAAAGCCAAACTCATCTCCTATGATGACTCTACGCAAACACCCAAAGATGATGCGATGTTCGGGATGTGGAGCGACAGAGACGATGATGTCGATACGATGGTGCGAAATATGCGCAAACGCAGAGCGTTTTAA
- a CDS encoding type II toxin-antitoxin system VapC family toxin, with the protein MAYDVLVDSDVLIWYLRGNENAKKLIHSLGDFCISGVTHIELVQGMRNKEELRRFQQTLRQWNTKTIYMSEEISAKALFYVEEYFLSHSMELADALIASTATTYGMKLITANDKHYRIVKELEIEVFRA; encoded by the coding sequence ATGGCGTATGATGTTTTAGTGGACAGTGATGTTCTGATATGGTATCTCAGAGGCAACGAAAACGCCAAAAAGCTGATCCACTCACTGGGAGATTTTTGTATCTCCGGCGTGACCCATATCGAACTGGTGCAGGGGATGCGCAACAAAGAGGAGTTGAGACGTTTTCAGCAGACACTGCGACAATGGAATACCAAAACGATCTACATGAGTGAAGAGATCTCTGCCAAAGCGCTTTTTTACGTCGAAGAGTATTTTTTGAGCCACAGTATGGAACTTGCAGATGCCCTTATCGCTTCGACAGCTACGACGTATGGGATGAAGCTCATCACGGCGAATGACAAACATTATCGTATCGTCAAAGAGCTGGAGATAGAGGTTTTTAGAGCGTAA
- a CDS encoding nitrogen fixation protein NifQ, translating to MSEHDVMREKIENYLKKYAINDEARYIIAPLIAKKSLEMNHLYQDLGFKSRVQMGAYMAEHFPRLAELKPKDKLWKKFLYDAIGMVAPACATCNDQEHCFTCLIAEASA from the coding sequence ATGAGCGAGCATGATGTGATGCGTGAGAAAATCGAAAACTATCTGAAAAAATATGCCATTAACGATGAAGCCCGTTATATTATTGCGCCACTGATTGCCAAAAAATCGTTGGAGATGAACCACCTCTACCAAGATTTAGGCTTTAAAAGCCGTGTTCAGATGGGTGCATATATGGCAGAACATTTTCCACGCCTTGCTGAACTTAAGCCCAAAGATAAACTATGGAAAAAATTTCTCTACGATGCGATCGGTATGGTTGCACCCGCGTGTGCAACGTGCAATGATCAAGAACACTGCTTTACGTGTCTGATTGCGGAGGCGAGTGCGTGA
- a CDS encoding redoxin family protein yields MQITVHGTPTPLEGKEMSIWREAPAARVTNLDGSQNVIGMIAPSAQLLIAIPSLKTEVCSLGAKKFNDLIKQFKKLKTVMITTDDAEFVNDFVTRECIDSADIVIDTNRDFAKKFGILITEGKLKDRLARAVFVIDQEGMISYFEVVPEITDEVDYDKCIEAVDKAANFKKKGHDHENWMGV; encoded by the coding sequence ATGCAAATTACCGTTCATGGAACACCAACCCCTTTAGAGGGAAAAGAGATGAGTATTTGGCGTGAAGCTCCGGCTGCACGTGTTACAAACCTCGATGGAAGTCAAAACGTTATCGGAATGATTGCTCCGAGCGCACAATTGCTCATTGCGATCCCTTCACTGAAAACCGAAGTGTGTTCATTGGGTGCAAAGAAATTCAATGATCTTATCAAGCAGTTTAAAAAGCTCAAAACAGTAATGATTACGACAGACGATGCCGAATTTGTCAACGATTTTGTCACACGAGAGTGTATTGACAGTGCCGATATTGTAATCGATACCAATCGTGATTTTGCAAAAAAATTCGGAATTTTGATTACCGAGGGGAAACTTAAAGATCGTCTGGCGCGTGCCGTATTCGTTATCGACCAAGAGGGGATGATCAGCTATTTTGAGGTGGTTCCTGAGATTACGGATGAAGTCGATTATGATAAATGTATTGAAGCGGTTGATAAAGCAGCCAACTTCAAGAAAAAAGGACACGACCATGAAAACTGGATGGGTGTATAA